One window from the genome of Garra rufa chromosome 1, GarRuf1.0, whole genome shotgun sequence encodes:
- the LOC141336096 gene encoding uncharacterized protein: protein MADKCHLCLLGLIFLSSLLTGTSGVDDVHVFISSGENVRLPCNNALANCKSTTWIYMNRHSAAVELISLGIKKKDTERHERLSLGSDCSLNIKNITKEDSGLYICQQWTGVNREQKHGIDARVYLHVLHVSSSSSQTEISPGSSVTLSCQLYSYSYAACDYWIRSEGYQLFWVNQAGDKLTISDSRYQISAPGHCIITLTTTLLNEDDNREWRCNVTHRNQVKTSATYTVKISGKENVINQFLFLLICIDLDSNSHQYLTVTISSSGKVIYVSVSAAAFVVFILAVLWLIWRNKRAGEFDFLLKLRKVLFLQFLMVCFLKGKAENEDKVTYETINMSNSTARDNVNQLNVQHSVHCLFYNVIH from the exons atggcTGATAAGTGTCATCTGTGTCTGCTGGGACTGATCTTTCTCTCTTCACTTCTCACAG gtaccagtggagtggatgatgttCATGTGTTCATCAGTTCTGGTGAAAATGTCCGTCTGCCCTGTAATAATGCTCTTGCTAACTGCAAATCAACTACATGGATCTATATGAACAGACATTCAGCAGCAGTTGAACTGATTAGTTTAGGGATAAAGAAGAAAGACACAGAGAGACATGAGAGACTGAGTCTGGGGTCTGACTGCTCTCTGAACATCAAGAACATCACAAAAGAAGATTCTGGATTATACATCTGCCAACAATGGACGGGTGTGAATAGAGAGCAGAAACATGGAATTGATGCGCGTGTTTATCTGCATGTTCTTCACG TCTCTTCATCATCCTCACAGACTGAGATCAGTCCAGGCAGCTCTGTGACTCTCTCCTGTCAGTTGTATTCATATTCATATGCTGCTTGTGATTATTGGATCCGTTCTGAGGGATATCAGCTGTTCTGGGTGAATCAGGCTGGTGATAAACTGACGATATCAGACTCCAGATATCAGATATCAGCTCCAGGACACTGTATCATCACTCTGACTACAACACTCCTGAATGAAGATGACAACAGAGAGTggagatgcaatgttactcacaGAAATCAAGTCAAGACCTCAGCCACATATACTGTCAAGATTTCAGGTAAGGAAAATGTCATCAATcagtttttgtttcttttaat ATGCATTGATTTGGACTCTAATAGTCATCAATACCTGACTGTGACTATCTCTTCTTCGGGCAAAGTGATTTATGTTTCTGTTTCCGCCGCTGCATTCGTTGTTTTCATTCTTGCTGTTCTCTGGCTGATCTGGAGAAATAAAAGAGCTGGCGA ATTTGATTTCTTGTTAAAGCTCAGAAAAGTgttatttttgcagtttttaatGGTTTGTTTTCTGAAGGGCAAAGCTGAGAATGAAGATAAAGTGACATATGAAACAATAAACATGTCCAATTCTACTGCAAGAGACAATGTGAATCAATTAAACGTTCAGCATTCAGTTCACTGTCTGTTCTATAATGTGATTCACTGA